TATGGGGCATTACCACAGAAATTCCCCTATAGGTTTGAGGTGGGTATTAGGATACTAATCTCGACAGTGGCGCGATACGCATTATCAATGGATTATGGGATACGCCCATTAATGTCATTTCTAGATGGGCATTACTACAGGGTGTGTATGTTAGTCTTTAAGGATAGAGCCTATGCCTTGGAAACACTTAGGAACATTGGCTATTCCTATTACAGACCAAGCACCCTTCAGAGGGGGTTTATCTCAGGATACCCAATACCAGGCGTAAATAGGTATAGATTATCTGGCCCATTGTGGATTGGTAATTTATGGGACGCCGAGTTTCTAATGAATTACTTTATGAAAGGCACTAGGGATTACTTCAGCAGTAGGGCTAGGGAAGTTGCTGGTTTAATAGGGGAGGAGGCATTGGGACCTAACATACCCTATGCGCTCACGACTGAGGTCGGTAGGGACTTGGGACGTGAATTACCCATTAACGATGTTATAAGTATCATAAGGGGACTCGGCTATCAGGCCGTGAGATCCCACTTCCATGTTAAGGGATTTAGGACAAACGCCGACTTACTTAGGATTAAGGAGATTATTATGGGAAAATAGGTAAATAAAGCCTTATACCCTTGAATCCACGTGATAGTAATAGTAATAACGGGCCTACCTGGTTCAGGAAAGACAATAGCGTCGGACGTGGCGAGGGAGCTGGGACTTCCTGTGGTGATCATGGGCGACATAATCAGGGAGGAGGCAATGCGAAGTGGTATTCCTTCATCAATGGCGTCAGTAACACTTAGGTTGAGAGGTGGCACTAGGTATATTGCACATAAGACTTTGGAGAAGGCGCCTAGGTCATTAAGCATCGTTGTTATTGATGGAGCCAGGAGCATTAGGGAAATTGAGACGATCGAGGAGACACTATCGACAAAGGTAATATTAATTTACGTTGTTGCGCCGTGGAGGTTAAGGTTCGAGAGACTACTAAAGAGGGGTAGGCCTGATGACCCGAGAACAATTGAGGATTTCTTGATGAGAGATCTTAGGGAATTGAAGTATGGACTTGGTGATTTAATAGCCAGGGCTGATTACATACTCGTTAATGATTCATCCGTTGAGGAATTCAAGGAAAAGACCCGAAGAATACTTACATCAATAATGCAGGTTAGTAGATAATCATTTCCTAAAGCCA
This is a stretch of genomic DNA from Vulcanisaeta moutnovskia 768-28. It encodes these proteins:
- a CDS encoding tRNA (guanine(26)-N(2))-dimethyltransferase translates to MSDYPKVEIREGLVSIIVPDLSKYIVGNRPEPAHAPVFYNPRMEVNRSLSIAIINGYVNYTGKSNIIICEPLSGTGVRAIRYAREINGVSKVISNDISERAYELIRMNIDRNGLSDIINVHKDDANNLLLRIAREGGCDVIDIDPFGSPQPFIENSLRAIRDQGLLCVTATDVGVLSGKYPIKCVRRYGALPQKFPYRFEVGIRILISTVARYALSMDYGIRPLMSFLDGHYYRVCMLVFKDRAYALETLRNIGYSYYRPSTLQRGFISGYPIPGVNRYRLSGPLWIGNLWDAEFLMNYFMKGTRDYFSSRAREVAGLIGEEALGPNIPYALTTEVGRDLGRELPINDVISIIRGLGYQAVRSHFHVKGFRTNADLLRIKEIIMGK
- a CDS encoding AAA family ATPase, translated to MIVIVITGLPGSGKTIASDVARELGLPVVIMGDIIREEAMRSGIPSSMASVTLRLRGGTRYIAHKTLEKAPRSLSIVVIDGARSIREIETIEETLSTKVILIYVVAPWRLRFERLLKRGRPDDPRTIEDFLMRDLRELKYGLGDLIARADYILVNDSSVEEFKEKTRRILTSIMQVSR